A stretch of DNA from Anaerolineae bacterium:
GCTCTCCAGGATTGTCACCCCGGGGACCCCCGTCTCCTCCCAGGCGTCCAGGACCGCTGAACACTGCTCTAGGCTGTCCAACACGAAAACCACGAGATAAGCCATAAAAACCCCTTTGTTTCCAAGCTTCAGGATGTGGTCGCTGAGACCTCGCTGGGCTTCCACTTGCCCGCCGCCGGGTAAAGCGCGCGCAGCAGTAGCGGCGTCACCAACGTGGTGACCAGCACCATGAGCACCACCGTTGCGAACACCTCCGGCTTCACCAGGCCAGCTCCCATCGTCACCGAGGCAACGATGAGCCCGACTTCGCCGCGAGAGATCATGCCCACCCCCAGCCGCAGGGCCTCCCCGAAAGAAAACCCGCCGATCCACGCTCCAGAGCCACATCCGATGATCTTAGAAATGATAGCCGCGCCTATGATGACTAAGGCAAACGGCAGCCCTCTCAGCCCCAGCACTCGGGCATCCGTCTCCAGGCCGATGCTCACAAAGAACACTGGGACCAGCCAAGCATAAGCCAGCGTGTGCATGCGCGTCTCAATGACCTGTCGGATCATCGTCCGACCAAACAGTAAGCCGGCCAGAAAGGCTCCGGTGATGGCAGCGACACCTCCTAGCGCCTCAGCCGCCCAGGCATATAGCAGCCCAACGACGATGGCTAGGGCCATCTCTCCTTCGCTGATGGGCAGCTGGGCGACAATCGCGCTTAGGCGCAAGAGGAGCTGCCCCCCCAAGGCAAGCGCCAGCACAAAGAACAGCAGCATCCTCATTAGTGTCCAGAAGATAGCCAGCACGCTGCCAGTCCCTCCGGTCAGCGCCATAGCAAATGAAAGGAGCAAAACCACCAACACGTCATCCGCCACTGCTGCACCTAACAGGCCCATGCCCACCCTGCTGCGCAGCACTCCCAGCTCCATTAGGGTCTGGGCCGAAATGCTGACACTAGTGGCTGCCAACGCCAAGCCGAAGAAGAAGCCCTCCTTTAGGCTATAGCCGAAGGGCAGCCCGGCAATCACCGCCAGTACGATGGGGGTAATCACCCCCATGATCCCCGCTAACATGGCCGGCCGGCCGGCATGTTTCATCGTGTCCAGGTCCACCTCCAGCCCGGCGATGAACATCAAAAACAGCACCCCCAAATGGGCCAAATCATGGATGGTTTCTCCCAGGTGTTCGCTGCTGAAGACAGACCAGTGCAGCATATCCAAGGCCGTGGGTCCTAGGAGAAGGCCAGCTAACAGCTCTCCCAATACGGCTGGCTGGCCCAGGCGCGCGCTCACATAGCCGGTTCCTTTAGCTGCCACGATAATGAGCGTTAAAGCCAATAAGAGCTGTAGGAATGGGTCCATAGGAGTCCGGCCTTTCTCTAGAGGCCTTTCAAGGCGCGGCGAAGCTCATCCACCTGCGTTGCGGAAAGCGGCTGAAGTGGTGGGCGCGGCGGCCCTGGATCAGGCCCTACCAGCGAGAGCGCAGCCTTGGTGGCTGCGACCACTTCGCCCTGAAGCACTGCGTGAACGATTCTATTGGCCATGGCCTGCTGGCGGGCCGCTTCAGCCCAATTCCCTTCTTGATATGCCCCCCACAGGCGCACATACACCTGCGGGATGAAGTTCACCGTGGCACCGACCAAACCGCAAGCGCCCAGGGCCAACGCCGGCAAGAAGAGCTCGTCATGGCCACAGAAGATCGCCAGCGCGTCGCCGTGCTCCAACGCCATCGTATGCAGATCGAACAGGTCATAGGACGAGTGTTTCAGACCTACGATCGTCGGGATCTCCCGCCGAAGACGGCTCAATAAAGCGGGCGTAATGATGATGCCTGTGTTGCGTGGGATGTTATAGGCGAAGAGCGGCAAGTTGTCCGCTGCCATTGCTACGTTCTGGTAGTGGGCGACGATGGCGTCATCGTTTAGGTGCCAGTAGAAAGGCGGTAGGCAGGCAATGCCATCGGCGCCGATCCGGGCAGCATGGGCAGCTAGCGCGGCCGCAAGGCGCGTGGACAGCGCGCCCACGTGAACGATCACCTTCACACGGCCGCGCGCGGCGTCCACTGCCGTTTCGGCCACCGCGCGGCGCTCATCTTCATCCAGTAACAGCCCCTCGCCGGTGCCACCACACACCCACAGGCCGTGGACGCCGCGCTCGATGAGCCAGGCGATGAGGTCACGCAACCGCGCAAGGTCCACCGAGCCATCGGCTGAATAAGGGGTGACCAAAGCACAATACACGCCTCGAAAACGAAGGGACCGCATCATCTCACCTGTTGATTGAGGCCTGAAGTTGCCCTCAGGGCAACTGAAAGGGATCATACAATCAGCCAGATGAGGTGTCAAACTGGTTTCCTACCAAGGTTTTTCGAGTCGAATTGTTTCTTTGGTGACCATTCCCCTAAAGCCGACGATTCCGGCGATGGCTGGTCAACGGCTTGACGACAAAGGGAAAAACGCAGATTGACAAAAGCAGCCCAGCCGTGTATACTCCACCTGTGATTAAGCGCCTGAAGTCCAGTTCACAAAGGCGATGACGGAGAGGAGTAGGCGAGCGGAAAGCCTACAGGGAGGTCAGGTCATAGACTGAGAGCCTGGCTGGGTGGAACGTCGCCGAAGTTCGCTCCTGAGCTGACGGGTGAACGCCCATCCATTTTGGATAGGCTAGTAGTCCGCTCCGGAGGCCCACCGTTATCAGGGCACCCGATCGCCTGTCAGGGCTGTCGGGCGGAGAGGCCGGCAGGAGCCGGCAAGCAGGGTGGTACCGCGGAATGCGAAAGGTCGCACTCCGTCCCTGACGGGGTGCGGCTTTTTTTATTGAGCGGACCTCGCGAGCGTCTATTTGTGATACCTGCTAGGAGGGAGATGAATGTTGGAGCAACTGCAGGCCCTGCAAGAGGAGGCGTTAACCGCCCTGGCGACAATCGAAGACCAGAGATCGCTGGACGCGTGGCGCGTGCGTTACCTAGGGCGGCGCGGTGCCCTGGCGACGATCATGGAAGGCATCGGCAAACTGCCGGCAGCGGAACGCCCGGCTGTGGGACAGATGGCCAATCAGGTTAAGCAGGCCCTGGAGGCCGCATACAGACAGCGACTGGCGGAGATCCGGACTGCCGAGATGCAAGCGCGGCTGGCAGCTGACGCGGTGGATGTGACGCTGCCCGGCCACCCCGTCGCGCTCGGCCGGCTGCATCCCACCTCCCAGACGTTGCGGCGCATCTATGAGATCTTCGCCGAAATGGGCTTCCAGGTGTACGACGCCCGCGAGGTGGAGCTGGACGAGTACAACTTCGGCTTGCTCAACATGCCGCCTCACCATCCCGCGCGCGACATGTGGGATACCTTCTGGATCAGCGATCGCGTGCTGCTGCGCACACACACCAGTCCTGGCCAGATCCATGCCATGCGCGAGTTCTGCCCCGCGCCGATCCGGGTGATCTTGCCGGGGAAGTGCTATCGCTATGAACAGGTGACCGCGCGCGCCGATTTCATGTTCTACCAGGTGGAGGGATTGGCTGTTGGCCACCACATCACGCTGGCCGACCTCAAGGGCACAATGGAGACCTTCGCCCGCCGGTTCTACGGCGGCCAGCGGCGCGTGCGCTTCCGCGGCTCGTATTTCCCTTTCACTGAGCCTAGCGTCGAGGTGGATATGGACTGCATCCTCTGCGAGGGGAAGGGATGCCGCGTATGCAAATACACCGGCTGGCTGGAGATCGCCGGCGCGGGCATGGTGCATCCCACCGTGCTGCGCAACGGCGGCTACGATCCCGATGAGTTCACCGGCTTCGCCTTTGGCATGGGAGTAGAGCGTCCTACCATGCTCAAGTACGGGATTGATGACATCCGCTACTTTTACTCAAACGATCTGAGATTCTTGAGCCAATTCTATTGACTTTTGTCTAGCGAGTAGCTCTGCGCTTTAACCGTGTTCTTTAGAGAGGTGCGGAGGGAACTTCCTCCGCAAAAAAGCTTCTTTTATTCCTGGCTCGGCTGGCCTCCCCTGTAGGCCAGGGAGGGCAGGTCAAAGGCTAGAAAAAAGCTTTTTCCCGGACCTCCTCGCTTCCGCAACTATGTTGAAGTGTCGTGATGCCAGAAGATTAATACGATGAACTACGATGTAATCATAGTAGGAGCCAGCTTTGCTGGCCTCGCCGTTGCCACCCGCATTCGAGGACGCGTGCTGGTCATTGACGCAAAGCCTCTAGGATCTGAGCAGACCTCCGCCTGTGCGACCTTGGTGAAGTCGGTGGAGAGCCTTGGGGCCCAGGAGGCGATCTTGCAGGTTCATCCATATTGGGTGCTTCACCTAAGAGGCCATGCACGAACCTATCCGCTTGTCTATCCGTTTTGCACCGTATCATACGAGAAACTCTGCCAGATCTTGTTTCATCGTTCCTCGAGCGAATTTCTGCTGGCGAAAGTTCAAGGGCTGAGGGATGGAAAGGTGCTAACTACAGAGGGCGAGTTCGTAGCCCCCTTCATCGTGGACGCGTCAGGATGGCGGGCGGTGTTGGCGAGCTCCTGTCAGCCCGGCTTTGTCCGACGGCAAGATTTGGTTGTAGGTATCGAGACAGAAGTTCCTTTTGCAGACTCGGGATTGCACTTCTGGCTGTTCCCACGTTACCCGGGCTACTTCTGGCACTTCCCTTGTGACGGAATGACGCGATTCGGCGTAATTACCTATCGGCCTCGGCGGAACCTCAAAGGGGATCTGGCAACGTTCATGAACGAGCAATTCGGCCTCGCACTCGGGTCCATTCACGGGGGACAGCTCCCAACCAGACTGAGGAGGCCTGTTATAGGCCATCTGTTCGTCGTTGGCGATGCGGCAGGCCATTGTTTAGGCCTCACCGGCGAGGGAATTCGGCTGGCCTTTCGCTTCGGCCAGATCCTGGGCGATCTGATCCAGCTTTGTCTTGACGGCGCCATCAGCCAAGAGACCGCCCTTCGGGAGTACGAAGAACAGGTCAAGAGGCATCAACGCACTTTTCAGGTCATGACCTTTTTACAGAAGGCTTTTCCCTATCTTCCGCTGTCCTTGGTTGACTGGATTGCCGGGGTTTTCGAAGGGGGACAACATGACACCGCCACGTGAGGTGATGCCATGAAAGTGCCACTCTCCTGGCTGAAAGACTACGTAGATATCACGATGCCGGTGGCAGAACTGGCC
This window harbors:
- a CDS encoding dihydrodipicolinate synthase family protein, coding for MMRSLRFRGVYCALVTPYSADGSVDLARLRDLIAWLIERGVHGLWVCGGTGEGLLLDEDERRAVAETAVDAARGRVKVIVHVGALSTRLAAALAAHAARIGADGIACLPPFYWHLNDDAIVAHYQNVAMAADNLPLFAYNIPRNTGIIITPALLSRLRREIPTIVGLKHSSYDLFDLHTMALEHGDALAIFCGHDELFLPALALGACGLVGATVNFIPQVYVRLWGAYQEGNWAEAARQQAMANRIVHAVLQGEVVAATKAALSLVGPDPGPPRPPLQPLSATQVDELRRALKGL
- a CDS encoding cation:proton antiporter, which codes for MDPFLQLLLALTLIIVAAKGTGYVSARLGQPAVLGELLAGLLLGPTALDMLHWSVFSSEHLGETIHDLAHLGVLFLMFIAGLEVDLDTMKHAGRPAMLAGIMGVITPIVLAVIAGLPFGYSLKEGFFFGLALAATSVSISAQTLMELGVLRSRVGMGLLGAAVADDVLVVLLLSFAMALTGGTGSVLAIFWTLMRMLLFFVLALALGGQLLLRLSAIVAQLPISEGEMALAIVVGLLYAWAAEALGGVAAITGAFLAGLLFGRTMIRQVIETRMHTLAYAWLVPVFFVSIGLETDARVLGLRGLPFALVIIGAAIISKIIGCGSGAWIGGFSFGEALRLGVGMISRGEVGLIVASVTMGAGLVKPEVFATVVLMVLVTTLVTPLLLRALYPAAGKWKPSEVSATTS
- the pheS gene encoding phenylalanine--tRNA ligase subunit alpha, with the protein product MLEQLQALQEEALTALATIEDQRSLDAWRVRYLGRRGALATIMEGIGKLPAAERPAVGQMANQVKQALEAAYRQRLAEIRTAEMQARLAADAVDVTLPGHPVALGRLHPTSQTLRRIYEIFAEMGFQVYDAREVELDEYNFGLLNMPPHHPARDMWDTFWISDRVLLRTHTSPGQIHAMREFCPAPIRVILPGKCYRYEQVTARADFMFYQVEGLAVGHHITLADLKGTMETFARRFYGGQRRVRFRGSYFPFTEPSVEVDMDCILCEGKGCRVCKYTGWLEIAGAGMVHPTVLRNGGYDPDEFTGFAFGMGVERPTMLKYGIDDIRYFYSNDLRFLSQFY